TATTTTTGTGGCAGTTCAAAGAGTAACTTTTTTGGTTTTAAATCAATATGTGGTTTTTTAATATCAAGCCTTACATGTAAGAGATTTTCAAAAAACTCTTTGTTTCTACTAAACTCAAACATTAACTCATCTTTTGCAAAAATAAGTTTTGTATAATATTTATCACTTATCCTCTTTTGCCATCTTCTTATATTTGACAAGTCTCCAGAACTACCTATCTTTTCTTTTGCACTTACAAGATTTACAATAGTATCACCATAAAAAAATTCTCTGCTATACACAGGACTCAAAACTACTTCATACCCTTGAGATGTTATCTTTTTAAGTTTTTGGTATCTATACACAATGTCTTTATAAAATTTATTTCTATCCAACCATATAAATTCATCTATATACTCACTATCAAGCTCTTTTGATAAACTTTCCCAAGCACTATTTCCAAATAAAGTAATTTTATATTCTTGATATTTTTCACTTTTTTTAAGTATTTCAATAAAGTTTCTAAACATTATATAATCACCAATCGCATCAAGACGAATAAGTAAAAGAGATTTTGGTTTTATCTCTTTTGATGGTGATATGATTAGATTTATAAAATAGTAAATTATAAATTTTATTAGAGTTTTTAGTTTACTCATTTTATAACATTTTTTCCTATAATCATTCTTGCTAATTTATTTATTATCCTTATGAAAATATTCTTCTTTTTACTTTGCAAATATTTTTTTACTAAGTTCTTTTGTATACTATCTTCTAAAATATTTTTTGTAAAATTAATTTCACTTGAATAATTCAGAATATCTATATCTTTTTCATAAGAATTTCCACAATGTATTCCACTACCATCATGACCAATATTAGTTACAAATGATGTATATGGATTTAAGCATAAACCTTTATTTTTAAATATACTTGTATGCCAAAAAACAGCCCAAGTATTAATTTTTCCATCATAATTATTAATTACTTGTTGCCAATTGGAATCGATTCCATCTAAATCAAATTCTTTAATCTCATTATTATTAAATAAATTCATGAGTTCTTTTGGATTTTTGTCAAAATATCCCCATCTATCTTTCCAAGTAGCCCATCCCCAGCAATTCATTTTTTTCCATAAAAATGTTTCATTTTTTTCGATAGAATATATTGGATAGTTCCACCCACTCACATGCCAAACTTTCTTTTCATCCTTATAAAACTCCAAAGCCTCATTCATAAACTTCAAAAAATAAGGACTAGTAACTAAGTCATCTTCAAGAACTATAATCTTTCCATATTCGTTGACTATACTAGTAACACCATCAATGATAGAGTTAGCTAGTCCCCAGTTTTTCTCTCGCTTAATTATAGTAACTTTCTTAAATCCATCTATAGACTCAAGATACTTTCTTACTTC
This genomic window from Sulfurospirillum sp. 1612 contains:
- a CDS encoding glycosyltransferase family 9 protein, which produces MSKLKTLIKFIIYYFINLIISPSKEIKPKSLLLIRLDAIGDYIMFRNFIEILKKSEKYQEYKITLFGNSAWESLSKELDSEYIDEFIWLDRNKFYKDIVYRYQKLKKITSQGYEVVLSPVYSREFFYGDTIVNLVSAKEKIGSSGDLSNIRRWQKRISDKYYTKLIFAKDELMFEFSRNKEFFENLLHVRLDIKKPHIDLKPKKLLFELPQKYAILFIGASASYRKWNIEGFVNIGKYLKEKFGYEIVLCGAASDSEDALKFKTLFMGDYVDLVGKTSLVELLHVIYNGNLMIANETSAPHAAVALEMTNIFVIYNGNHYGRFTPYPKEVSENYHVIYHPEIEKDLDDYKKLSNSYGFGSKLDINEISVESVKNKIDKVLG
- a CDS encoding glycosyltransferase; translated protein: MNLAPIVLFVYNRPDHTKQTVEALQKNELANKSELFVYSDEAKNENARKSVDEVRKYLESIDGFKKVTIIKREKNWGLANSIIDGVTSIVNEYGKIIVLEDDLVTSPYFLKFMNEALEFYKDEKKVWHVSGWNYPIYSIEKNETFLWKKMNCWGWATWKDRWGYFDKNPKELMNLFNNNEIKEFDLDGIDSNWQQVINNYDGKINTWAVFWHTSIFKNKGLCLNPYTSFVTNIGHDGSGIHCGNSYEKDIDILNYSSEINFTKNILEDSIQKNLVKKYLQSKKKNIFIRIINKLARMIIGKNVIK